One window from the genome of Musa acuminata AAA Group cultivar baxijiao chromosome BXJ1-4, Cavendish_Baxijiao_AAA, whole genome shotgun sequence encodes:
- the LOC135672582 gene encoding phosphoenolpyruvate carboxylase kinase 2-like has protein sequence MSEALVRRGYQIGVEIGRGRFGVVRRCRSEATGEEFAVKSVEKRVLADAVDRECAAREAKVHRLAASGNPHAAQIHDAYEDDDWVHLVVELLEGPDLYDRIAARGGAPFPEPEAAAVVQALAEAVAACHLRGVAHRDVKPDNVLFDALGQLKLADFGSAECFLGADGGRAPMRGLVGTPWYVAPEVVMGREYGEKVDVWSAGVVMYMMLSGGAPPFYGDTAAETFELVARANLRFPSRVFRSVSPAAKDLLRRMLCRDVSRRFSAEQVLRHPWITSGGLSTVEGASRDPSLATERPEGPLLRLCA, from the exons ATGAGCGAGGCATTGGTGAGGAGGGGCTACCAGATCGGCGTGGAGATCGGGCGGGGGCGGTTCGGGGTGGTGAGGCGGTGCCGATCGGAGGCGACCGGGGAGGAGTTCGCCGTAAAGTCGGTCGAGAAGCGGGTCCTGGCGGACGCCGTCGATCGCGAGTGCGCGGCGCGGGAGGCGAAGGTCCATCGCCTGGCCGCTTCAGGGAACCCCCACGCAGCGCAGATTCACGACGCGTACGAGGACGACGACTGGGTTCACCTGGTGGTGGAGCTTCTCGAGGGCCCGGATCTCTACGACCGGATCGCCGCTCGCGGGGGAGCGCCGTTCCCGGAGCCGGAGGCGGCGGCAGTAGTGCAAGCGCTGGCGGAGGCCGTGGCGGCGTGTCACCTGCGGGGGGTGGCGCATCGGGACGTGAAGCCGGACAACGTTCTCTTCGACGCGCTGGGGCAGCTCAAGCTGGCCGACTTCGGGTCGGCGGAGTGCTTCCTGGGGGCGGATGGGGGACGGGCGCCGATGAGGGGGCTGGTTGGGACCCCGTGGTACGTGGCGCCGGAGGTTGTGATGGGGCGGGAGTACGGGGAGAAGGTGGACGTATGGAGCGCTGGGGTGGTGATGTACATGATGCTTTCCGGTGGAGCGCCGCCGTTCTACGGGGATACGGCGGCGGAGACCTTCGAGTTGGTGGCCAGGGCCAACCTGAGGTTCCCATCGAGGGTTTTCCGCTCGGTATCGCCGGCAGCCAAGGACCTGCTGCGGCGGATGCTCTGCAGGGACGTCTCGAGAAGGTTCTCCGCCGAGCAAGTCCTCA GGCATCCTTGGATCACAAGTGGAGGGTTGAGTACGGTTGAGGGAGCAAGCCGAGATCCATCGCTTGCCACGGAGAGGCCCGAAGGCCCGCTGCTTCGTCTATGCGCGTAG
- the LOC135662998 gene encoding uncharacterized protein LOC135662998, with product MADSDPPRLDRRHLLLHHHHRTAGHVLRHSLSSLLSSGVLPCLLLASLLLFAFHSTLLVATLRLSALVDRDPALLSLLRRLSSSPSAAPAPAPAPPARPRSAPFLRLTRAGDFFSESDPPASLRLSLNASRLLFLDPAVGLLPRPPKSSKSSVPLFPSAVSPFLFSFPDADDRGGGGRDRAVGQQDLGRGFDIDRRDATAMLYVLVLLSSTHSLAILGFVIAYTSALGIVFFSIAAFHVQRPATVVETIFSGARAGIRRLTGFVFLRWAARDMLIQFLSFWFFANVEDQAELFKLFVKVKLMPFTLSPFNPWSGLQDEALSGFFFVWALVDTVGSVMVVLMPWVVIMDNNLRRGVLDEVKEGFYFITLMPAQAIWIKFLEMMICGNLGTSAAMMVGGRLFAGLFHAVAEVYFMAVWLIFYFAARGKDGEMTGRRFGPRDLQRCIDELS from the coding sequence ATGGCGGACTCCGACCCTCCGCGACTCGACCGTCgtcacctcctcctccaccaccaccaccgcaccGCCGGTCACGTCCTCCGTCACTCGCtttcctccctcctctcctccgGCGTCCTCCCCTGCCTCCTACTcgcctccctcctcctcttcgcCTTCCACTCCACCCTCCTCGTCGCGACCCTCCGCCTCTCCGCCCTCGTCGATCGCGACCCcgccctcctctccctcctccgccgcctctcctcctctccctcggctgcccccgcccccgcccccgcGCCTCCCGCCCGCCCGCGCTCCGCTCCCTTCCTCCGCCTCACCCGCGCCGGTGACTTCTTCTCGGAGTCCGACCCCCCCGCATCACTTCGCCTCTCCCTCAACGCCTCCCGCCTCCTTTTCCTCGATCCCGCCGTAGGCTTGCTCCCGCGACCCCCCAAGTCCTCCAAGAGTAGTGTACCCTTGTTCCCTTCCGCCGTTTCCCCTTTCCTTTTCTCGTTCCCCGACGCCGACGACCGCGGCGGCGGCGGTCGAGATCGGGCCGTCGGTCAGCAGGATTTGGGTCGGGGTTTCGACATCGACCGTCGAGATGCCACTGCGATGCTCTACGTACTCGTCCTCCTCTCCTCCACCCACTCCCTCGCAATCCTGGGGTTTGTCATCGCGTATACCTCTGCTCTCGGCATTGTCTTCTTCTCGATTGCTGCCTTCCACGTCCAGAGGCCCGCCACCGTCGTCGAGACCATCTTTTCTGGCGCTCGGGCGGGGATCCGACGGCTCACGGGGTTCGTGTTCTTGCGGTGGGCGGCGAGGGACATGCTGATCCAGTTCCTCAGCTTCTGGTTCTTCGCCAATGTCGAGGATCAGGCCGAGCTGTTCAAGCTCTTCGTCAAGGTCAAGCTTATGCCTTTTACATTGTCGCCATTCAACCCATGGTCTGGGCTGCAAGACGAGGCGCTCTCGGGGTTTTTCTTCGTGTGGGCTCTAGTCGACACAGTGGGGTCGGTGATGGTTGTCCTCATGCCCTGGGTGGTGATAATGGACAACAATTTGAGGCGGGGTGTGCTGGATGAGGTGAAAGAGGGGTTTTATTTCATAACTCTGATGCCGGCACAGGCAATCTGGATCAAGTTCTTGGAGATGATGATCTGTGGGAACCTGGGGACGTCAGCAGCCATGATGGTTGGTGGGAGATTGTTTGCCGGTCTGTTCCATGCGGTGGCGGAGGTATACTTCATGGCAGTTTGGTTGATTTTCTACTTTGCAGCAAGGGGCAAGGATGGAGAAATGACGGGGCGGAGGTTTGGgccaagagacttgcagcgttgcATCGATGAGCTCAGTTGA